A DNA window from Mesorhizobium sp. C432A contains the following coding sequences:
- a CDS encoding DUF4142 domain-containing protein: MKTLLTIAAVALFAGAPAAFAANSTAVAPAMAASKVDTPTFVKTVPSSNEFEIQSSKLAEEKSKAADVRKFAKQMVKDHTKAGKEFKAALSQGQTTGSTKAAGPALQPKEQAMLDELKSASGKDFDAKYIQMQTDAHKEAVALFSSYANSGDDPAMKEFAKKTLPTLQMHEKHVKELAAAHQG, translated from the coding sequence ATGAAAACGCTTCTCACCATTGCCGCCGTCGCCTTGTTCGCCGGTGCCCCTGCCGCCTTTGCGGCCAACTCGACTGCGGTCGCGCCTGCCATGGCCGCCAGCAAGGTCGATACCCCAACCTTCGTCAAGACGGTGCCTAGCTCCAACGAATTCGAAATCCAGTCGAGCAAGCTCGCCGAGGAGAAATCCAAGGCGGCTGACGTCAGGAAATTCGCCAAGCAGATGGTCAAGGACCACACCAAAGCCGGCAAGGAGTTCAAGGCGGCGCTGAGCCAGGGCCAGACCACCGGTTCGACCAAAGCCGCGGGGCCGGCCCTGCAGCCGAAGGAGCAGGCAATGCTCGACGAGTTGAAGAGCGCAAGCGGCAAGGATTTTGACGCCAAGTACATCCAGATGCAGACGGACGCGCACAAGGAGGCCGTAGCCCTGTTCAGCAGCTATGCCAACTCGGGCGACGACCCGGCGATGAAGGAATTCGCCAAGAAGACGCTGCCGACGCTGCAGATGCACGAGAAGCACGTGAAGGAACTCGCGGCCGCGCATCAGGGTTGA
- a CDS encoding cupin domain-containing protein, with product MPKIDLSTVPVRKGSGYPAPFDAPCAERTRHRLGDAGGLTDFGVNLMTLPSGGWSSQRHWHSHEDELVYVLEGELVLVEDGGETLLKAGDCATFAKNSGNGHHMINRSSTTARYLEVGSRNPDDLITCSDIDMMSPSSDGRFLHKDGMPYPGQG from the coding sequence ATGCCCAAGATCGACCTGTCCACCGTGCCTGTCCGCAAGGGCTCCGGCTACCCCGCGCCCTTCGACGCCCCTTGCGCCGAGCGCACACGCCACCGCCTCGGCGATGCCGGCGGCCTCACCGATTTCGGCGTCAACCTGATGACATTGCCATCAGGCGGCTGGTCCAGCCAGCGCCACTGGCACAGCCATGAGGACGAGCTTGTCTATGTGCTGGAAGGCGAACTGGTGCTGGTCGAGGATGGCGGCGAGACGCTGCTCAAGGCCGGCGATTGCGCGACCTTCGCCAAGAACAGCGGCAACGGCCACCACATGATCAACCGCTCGTCCACAACGGCGCGCTATCTCGAGGTCGGGTCGCGCAATCCGGATGATCTCATCACCTGCTCCGACATCGACATGATGAGCCCGAGTTCGGATGGCAGGTTCCTGCACAAGGACGGCATGCCGTATCCCGGGCAGGGGTGA
- a CDS encoding RidA family protein, translated as MTKEIVEVPVLSAAVRAPGVPLSLVTKGAGLVFVSGTPPLDLSTGKLVKGDIEVQTEASLKALRHCLEAAGSSLDNVVMVRIYAANAGFYNAINRVYARHFPENPPSRTFVPVASWPMEFDIEIECVAVG; from the coding sequence ATGACCAAGGAAATCGTCGAAGTGCCGGTGCTGTCGGCGGCGGTGCGGGCGCCTGGCGTGCCGCTGTCGCTGGTGACCAAGGGCGCGGGGCTGGTCTTCGTCTCCGGCACGCCGCCGCTCGATCTCTCAACCGGCAAGCTCGTCAAGGGCGACATCGAGGTGCAGACCGAGGCGTCGCTGAAGGCGTTGCGCCATTGCCTGGAAGCGGCGGGCAGCTCGCTGGACAATGTGGTGATGGTGCGCATCTACGCCGCCAATGCCGGCTTCTACAACGCCATCAACCGTGTCTACGCCAGGCATTTCCCGGAAAACCCGCCATCGCGCACTTTCGTGCCGGTGGCGTCATGGCCGATGGAGTTCGATATCGAGATCGAGTGTGTCGCGGTGGGGTGA
- a CDS encoding nucleotidyltransferase domain-containing protein, whose amino-acid sequence MLLSLVLFGSRARGDHRLSSDVDLLGVVDGGTIKDEISSRGASFYRYPIGSLQKKAEGGDLFLLHLTTEGRVLHDTAGIFLDVCQRFRFRDSYHAEIREASAIVWFLAYRPKLLEVRLLRKRLVWAFRTILIARSAEQSVPNFSSAALAKFSSMPELKLVIDKRFVLPSEALCKVAKKIVSEFGLSRDELVWPSDIEAQRDFLSKLGGVAKGTVERSQRGRKDKELLQYATGHPYL is encoded by the coding sequence GTGCTTCTTTCCCTCGTTCTTTTTGGAAGCCGGGCTCGCGGAGACCACAGGCTATCTTCCGATGTCGATTTGCTCGGTGTAGTTGACGGCGGCACGATCAAGGATGAGATATCTAGCCGCGGCGCTAGCTTTTATCGTTATCCAATTGGCTCTCTTCAAAAAAAAGCCGAAGGCGGTGACCTTTTTCTACTGCATCTCACTACTGAAGGAAGAGTGCTACACGATACGGCAGGAATATTTCTGGATGTCTGCCAAAGATTCCGATTTCGAGATAGCTATCACGCCGAAATCCGAGAGGCCTCAGCGATAGTGTGGTTTTTGGCGTATCGCCCAAAGCTTCTCGAAGTTCGGCTACTAAGAAAGCGACTCGTTTGGGCGTTTAGAACTATTTTAATTGCTAGATCAGCAGAACAGAGTGTCCCTAATTTCTCGTCTGCGGCGCTGGCCAAATTCTCTAGTATGCCTGAGCTTAAGTTGGTAATCGACAAACGTTTCGTACTGCCTTCTGAAGCTCTTTGTAAAGTCGCCAAAAAAATCGTATCGGAATTCGGCCTTTCACGAGATGAACTCGTTTGGCCAAGCGATATCGAGGCTCAGCGGGACTTTCTTTCAAAACTTGGCGGTGTAGCGAAGGGAACTGTTGAGCGATCCCAACGGGGTCGCAAAGACAAGGAGCTACTTCAGTATGCCACTGGGCACCCCTACCTCTGA
- the carB gene encoding carbamoyl-phosphate synthase large subunit gives MPRRTDIKSILIIGAGPIVIGQACEFDYSGTQACKALKEEGFRVILVNSNPATIMTDPELADATYIEPITPEVVAKIIAKERPDALLPTMGGQTALNTALSLRRMGVLERYNVEMIGADATAIDKAEDRALFREAMKKIGLETPKSMLANATDVKNADRKTHEAERAAVKAEAPADLDAALDALETRWNLGEGDRKQRYISHGMAIAAQALDHVGLPAIIRPSFTMGGTGGGIAYNRAEFYDIVQSGLDASPTTEVLIEESVLGWKEYEMEVVRDKADNCIIVCSIENIDPMGVHTGDSITVAPALTLTDKEYQMMRNASIAVLREIGVETGGSNVQFAVNPADGRLVVIEMNPRVSRSSALASKATGFPIAKIAAKLAVGYTLDELENDITGGATPASFEPSIDYVVTKIPRFAFEKFPGAEPVLTTAMKSVGEVMAIGRTFQESLQKALRGLETGLTGLDEIEIPGLGHGAVAANHADDRNAIRAALGTPTPDRLRMVAQAIRMGTSLEDVHAMCKIDPWFLEQIAGIVSMEARIREHGIPQDAVNLRMLKAMGFSDARLASLTKTDAEVIAKIREKLDVHPVYKRIDTCAAEFASPTAYMYSTYEVPFAGALANEAQVSARKKVVILGGGPNRIGQGIEFDYCCCHAAFALRDAGYEAIMINCNPETVSTDYDTSDRLYFEPLTAEDVLEILRAEQASGELVGVIVQFGGQTPLKLADALEKAGIPILGTSPDMIDLAEDRDRFQKLLHKLNLSQPKNGIAYSVEQARLVAGELGFPLVVRPSYVLGGRAMQIIHDEGMLQSYLLDTVPGLVPEDIKQKYPNDKTGQINTLLGKNPLLFDTYLSGAIEVDVDCLCDGKSTFVSGILEHIEEAGIHSGDSACSLPVHSLPSELVDELERQTAALARALNVGGLMNVQYAIKDGTVYVLEVNPRASRTVPFVAKTIGRPIAKIAARIMAGETLEDAFAHYGAMPDPRNPGHIAVKEAVFPFARFPGVDILLGPEMRSTGEVMGLDRDFALAFAKSQLGAGVDLPRSGTLFVSVRDEDKAGILPAVKRLAGQGFKVLATSGTARFLAENGVDAQKINKVLEGRPHIEDAIRNRQVQIVFNTTDGQKAVSDSKSLRRATLMQKVPYYTTLSGAAAVAEAIAALKAGSLEVRPLQEYFA, from the coding sequence ATGCCAAGACGCACCGACATCAAGTCGATCCTGATCATCGGGGCCGGCCCCATCGTCATCGGCCAGGCCTGCGAGTTCGATTATTCCGGCACACAGGCCTGCAAGGCGCTGAAGGAGGAGGGCTTTCGCGTCATCCTGGTCAATTCCAACCCGGCCACCATCATGACCGACCCGGAGCTGGCCGACGCCACCTATATCGAGCCGATCACGCCTGAAGTCGTCGCCAAGATCATCGCCAAGGAGCGGCCCGACGCGCTGCTGCCAACCATGGGCGGCCAGACCGCGCTAAACACCGCTCTGTCGCTGCGCCGCATGGGCGTGCTCGAGCGCTACAATGTCGAGATGATCGGCGCCGACGCCACGGCCATCGACAAGGCCGAGGACCGGGCGCTGTTTCGCGAGGCGATGAAGAAGATCGGCCTCGAAACGCCGAAGTCGATGCTGGCCAATGCCACCGATGTCAAGAACGCCGACCGCAAGACGCATGAGGCCGAGCGCGCCGCCGTCAAGGCCGAGGCCCCTGCCGATCTCGACGCCGCGCTCGACGCGCTGGAAACCCGCTGGAATCTCGGCGAAGGCGACCGCAAGCAGCGCTACATCAGCCACGGCATGGCGATCGCCGCGCAGGCGCTCGACCATGTCGGTCTGCCCGCCATCATCCGCCCGTCCTTCACCATGGGCGGCACCGGCGGCGGCATCGCCTACAACCGCGCCGAATTCTACGACATCGTCCAGTCCGGCCTCGACGCTTCGCCGACCACCGAAGTGCTGATCGAGGAAAGCGTGCTCGGCTGGAAGGAGTATGAGATGGAGGTCGTCCGCGACAAGGCGGACAATTGCATCATCGTCTGCTCGATCGAGAACATCGACCCGATGGGCGTACACACCGGTGACTCGATCACCGTCGCCCCCGCGCTGACCTTGACCGACAAGGAATACCAGATGATGCGCAACGCCTCGATCGCGGTGCTGCGCGAGATCGGCGTCGAGACCGGCGGCTCCAACGTGCAGTTCGCCGTCAACCCGGCCGATGGCCGCCTCGTCGTCATCGAGATGAACCCGCGCGTCTCGCGCAGCTCCGCTTTGGCTTCGAAGGCGACCGGCTTCCCCATCGCCAAGATCGCGGCCAAGCTCGCCGTCGGCTACACACTGGACGAGCTGGAGAACGACATCACCGGCGGCGCCACGCCCGCCTCCTTCGAGCCGAGCATCGATTACGTCGTCACCAAAATCCCGCGCTTTGCCTTCGAGAAATTCCCCGGCGCCGAGCCGGTGCTGACCACCGCCATGAAGTCTGTCGGTGAAGTCATGGCCATCGGCCGCACCTTCCAGGAGTCCCTGCAGAAGGCTTTGCGTGGATTGGAAACCGGCCTCACCGGCCTAGACGAGATCGAGATCCCCGGCCTCGGCCACGGTGCCGTGGCTGCCAACCACGCCGACGACCGCAACGCCATCCGCGCCGCGCTCGGCACGCCGACGCCCGACCGGCTGCGCATGGTGGCGCAGGCGATCCGCATGGGCACCTCGCTGGAAGACGTGCACGCCATGTGCAAGATCGACCCGTGGTTCCTCGAACAGATCGCCGGCATCGTTTCCATGGAAGCCCGCATCCGCGAGCACGGCATTCCGCAAGACGCCGTCAATCTGCGCATGCTGAAGGCGATGGGCTTCTCCGATGCCCGCCTCGCCTCGCTGACGAAGACCGACGCCGAAGTGATTGCGAAGATTCGTGAAAAGCTCGACGTTCATCCGGTTTATAAGCGCATCGACACTTGCGCGGCCGAGTTCGCCTCGCCCACCGCCTACATGTACTCGACCTACGAAGTGCCCTTCGCCGGCGCGCTGGCCAATGAAGCGCAAGTGTCAGCGCGGAAAAAAGTCGTCATCCTTGGCGGCGGTCCGAACCGCATCGGCCAGGGCATCGAGTTCGACTATTGCTGCTGCCATGCCGCCTTCGCGCTGCGCGACGCCGGCTATGAAGCGATCATGATCAACTGCAACCCCGAGACCGTCTCGACCGACTACGACACCTCCGACCGGCTCTACTTCGAACCGCTGACGGCGGAGGACGTGCTGGAGATCCTGCGCGCCGAACAGGCCTCGGGCGAACTGGTCGGCGTTATCGTCCAGTTCGGCGGCCAGACGCCGCTGAAGTTGGCCGATGCGCTGGAGAAGGCCGGCATCCCGATCCTCGGTACGTCGCCCGACATGATCGATCTCGCCGAAGACCGCGACCGCTTCCAGAAGCTGCTGCACAAGCTCAACCTCAGCCAGCCGAAGAACGGCATCGCCTATTCTGTCGAGCAGGCCCGCCTCGTCGCCGGCGAGCTCGGTTTCCCCTTGGTGGTGCGCCCCTCCTATGTGCTCGGCGGCCGCGCCATGCAGATCATCCATGACGAGGGCATGCTGCAATCCTATCTGCTCGACACCGTGCCTGGCCTGGTGCCGGAGGACATCAAGCAGAAATACCCCAACGACAAGACCGGCCAGATCAACACGCTGCTGGGCAAGAACCCGCTGCTGTTCGACACCTATCTCTCCGGCGCCATCGAGGTCGATGTCGACTGCCTCTGCGACGGCAAGTCGACATTCGTCTCAGGCATTCTGGAACACATCGAGGAGGCCGGCATCCACTCCGGCGACAGCGCCTGCTCGCTCCCCGTTCACTCGCTGCCTTCCGAGCTGGTCGACGAGCTGGAGCGCCAGACGGCGGCCCTTGCCCGCGCGCTCAATGTCGGCGGCCTGATGAACGTGCAGTATGCGATCAAGGACGGCACGGTCTATGTGCTGGAGGTCAATCCGCGGGCATCGCGCACCGTGCCCTTCGTCGCCAAGACCATCGGCCGTCCCATCGCCAAGATCGCCGCCCGCATCATGGCCGGCGAGACACTTGAAGATGCCTTCGCCCATTACGGCGCCATGCCCGACCCCAGGAACCCCGGCCACATAGCGGTCAAGGAAGCCGTCTTCCCCTTCGCCCGCTTCCCCGGCGTCGACATATTGCTTGGCCCGGAAATGCGCTCGACCGGCGAAGTCATGGGCCTCGACCGCGACTTCGCGCTCGCCTTCGCCAAGAGCCAGCTCGGCGCCGGCGTCGACCTGCCGCGCTCCGGCACGCTGTTCGTCTCGGTGCGCGACGAGGACAAGGCCGGCATCCTGCCGGCGGTGAAACGCCTCGCCGGCCAGGGTTTCAAAGTGCTGGCGACCTCCGGCACCGCCCGCTTCCTCGCCGAGAACGGCGTCGACGCCCAGAAGATCAACAAGGTGCTTGAGGGACGCCCCCACATCGAAGACGCCATCCGCAACCGCCAGGTCCAGATCGTCTTCAACACCACGGACGGCCAGAAAGCGGTGTCGGACTCGAAGTCGCTCCGCCGCGCAACGCTGATGCAGAAGGTGCCGTATTACACGACGCTGTCGGGCGCGGCGGCCGTGGCGGAAGCGATTGCGGCGTTGAAGGCGGGGAGCCTCGAGGTCAGGCCGCTGCAGGAGTATTTTGCTTAG